In Stieleria varia, one genomic interval encodes:
- a CDS encoding glycoside hydrolase family 130 protein, with product MQIKRTGIVLSPNKQRVVLRPFQPPTDDRILRVIARVSTLAETEVDGLLNQVLVEFHGRHQKPKAFFERRFQKIRHHLLTDAPLSENRRLLLGAYFTQEYALESAALFNPSLVWHPNQSELATGSRRFAMSLRAVGEGHISSIVFRSGAITKDLKIELDEPVRYVTTPHFVPDSRYRRDLFRRKLVELGLGTPFVFDVLSSLENDFTLDQLENRLKVSLQDDRSRRNELEPMIDQVVMLAKSNYEIQYSPDHELSERVIFPFSPTETNGIEDARFVHFCDDDGRCTYYATYSAYDGKMVLPQLLETPDFLQFKMHTLNGPAIANKGMALFPRKINGHYVMLGRQDGEHLFLMRSNMLYFWYTKELIIKPTYPWEYVQMGNCGSPIETKAGWLVLTHGVGPMRKYCIGAMLLDLDDPSKIIARLKEPLITPNEVEREGYVPNVVYTCGAIIHENHLVIPYAMSDYATTFATIELNELLSAMTCDCP from the coding sequence ATGCAAATCAAGCGAACCGGAATCGTTCTTTCACCCAACAAACAAAGAGTTGTTCTGAGACCATTTCAGCCGCCGACCGACGATCGCATTTTGCGAGTTATCGCAAGAGTTTCAACACTGGCCGAGACGGAGGTCGATGGCTTGTTGAATCAAGTATTGGTAGAGTTTCATGGGCGTCACCAAAAACCCAAAGCATTCTTTGAGCGACGGTTTCAAAAGATTCGCCATCATCTACTGACAGATGCACCGCTGAGTGAAAACCGGCGTCTGCTGCTGGGTGCGTACTTCACTCAAGAATATGCGCTTGAATCCGCAGCGTTGTTCAACCCTTCCCTTGTTTGGCATCCCAACCAGTCAGAACTCGCCACGGGGTCACGTCGATTTGCAATGAGCCTGCGGGCGGTAGGAGAAGGCCACATTTCGTCGATCGTCTTTCGATCGGGAGCGATCACAAAGGACTTGAAGATTGAGCTCGACGAACCGGTAAGGTACGTGACCACGCCGCACTTTGTCCCAGACTCACGCTACCGACGAGATCTGTTCCGCCGCAAACTGGTCGAGCTAGGGCTGGGAACTCCATTTGTCTTTGACGTCCTCTCATCCCTCGAGAACGATTTCACCCTCGACCAACTCGAAAACCGATTGAAGGTTTCACTGCAGGATGACCGTTCACGACGAAATGAACTGGAGCCCATGATCGATCAGGTGGTGATGTTGGCGAAGTCAAACTACGAAATTCAGTACAGCCCAGACCATGAACTCTCCGAACGCGTCATCTTTCCGTTTAGTCCGACAGAAACAAACGGCATTGAGGACGCAAGGTTCGTTCACTTCTGTGACGATGATGGTCGTTGCACCTACTACGCAACCTATAGCGCTTACGATGGGAAAATGGTGTTGCCCCAGTTGTTGGAAACACCGGATTTTCTACAGTTCAAAATGCACACTCTCAACGGACCGGCTATCGCCAACAAAGGAATGGCGTTGTTCCCGAGAAAGATCAACGGCCACTACGTGATGCTCGGACGACAAGACGGCGAACACTTGTTCCTGATGCGCTCGAACATGCTCTATTTTTGGTACACGAAAGAGCTGATCATCAAGCCGACATACCCCTGGGAGTATGTTCAGATGGGGAATTGCGGTTCACCAATCGAAACCAAAGCCGGTTGGTTGGTCCTGACGCACGGAGTTGGTCCGATGCGCAAGTACTGTATTGGGGCGATGCTGTTGGACTTGGATGATCCGTCAAAAATCATTGCCCGACTGAAAGAGCCCTTGATCACGCCGAACGAAGTGGAACGTGAGGGTTACGTCCCCAATGTCGTCTACACGTGCGGGGCAATCATCCATGAAAACCATCTCGTCATCCCCTACGCCATGTCCGACTATGCCACGACATTTGCTACGATCGAACTCAATGAGTTACTGTCCGCAATGACTTGCGATTGCCCATGA